Proteins from a genomic interval of Clostridium scatologenes:
- a CDS encoding BMC domain-containing protein produces the protein MDFRIIKSPSESTKDILRRRMGGNCKTDLDNSDAIGLVQGKLIDMIYAADIAEKAVGVTVEDIRGTCPQHMVLIGIFGDTASVQSALDEIKFKMKEVKAI, from the coding sequence GTGGATTTTAGAATAATAAAATCGCCTTCTGAAAGCACTAAAGACATTCTAAGAAGACGAATGGGTGGAAACTGTAAGACAGATTTAGATAACAGCGATGCAATAGGACTTGTTCAAGGTAAGCTTATTGATATGATTTATGCTGCAGATATTGCTGAAAAAGCTGTTGGAGTTACCGTTGAAGATATAAGAGGAACGTGTCCTCAACATATGGTTTTAATCGGAATTTTTGGTGACACAGCATCTGTACAATCTGCATTGGATGAAATTAAATTTAAAATGAAAGAGGTAAAAGCAATATGA
- a CDS encoding EutN/CcmL family microcompartment protein, with protein MIAARLIDNIWATRKADSLNGLKFMLAEEIGGTDAGRRFIVVDNIGAGIGDRVIVSTGSSARRMLGNDDIPVDAVVIGMIDEDCNFG; from the coding sequence ATGATAGCAGCAAGGCTTATTGATAATATATGGGCAACTAGGAAAGCAGACTCGCTTAATGGACTTAAATTTATGCTTGCAGAGGAAATCGGAGGAACAGACGCAGGAAGAAGATTTATTGTTGTAGATAACATTGGTGCAGGTATTGGAGACAGAGTCATAGTTAGTACTGGATCATCTGCACGAAGAATGTTAGGAAATGATGATATTCCTGTAGATGCAGTTGTTATTGGAATGATTGATGAAGATTGCAATTTTGGATAA
- a CDS encoding 4Fe-4S dicluster domain-containing protein, which translates to MNLLEMVREAGVIGAGGAGFPTHAKLTSKSEYILLNGAECEPLLRVDQQLMELFPDEIIKGFEAAGKFVEARKAIIGIKGKHKKVISILKERIEVLQVGDFVEVKELPDIYPAGDEQVLVYELTGRVVPEAGIPIQVGCVVVNSETALNIYHASLGETVTKKYITVAGDIPNRVTVKVPIGTPIIDVLKLSGIENFDNYAVIDGGPMMGPVMSSIDGYITKKNKGFVILKKDHFLIRRKSMNIEQAKRVNRASCEQCRMCTDMCPRYLIGHNTQPHKMMRALNYKLENIEGQKSAQLCCQCNLCELFSCPAGLYPKAANLYFKEKLAEKSVRYKPIKSDFTASKNREYRLVPSKRLIARLGLRDFDKSAPMTEVAIKPELIHIATRQHVGAPAAAVVSVGDHVELGQLIGKIPEDSLGAAIHASISGTVVESGNDFIAIRRD; encoded by the coding sequence ATGAATCTTCTTGAAATGGTGAGAGAAGCCGGCGTTATTGGTGCAGGTGGTGCAGGGTTTCCAACACATGCAAAGTTAACATCAAAATCAGAATATATATTGCTTAATGGAGCTGAGTGTGAACCTTTGCTGCGAGTGGATCAGCAGCTCATGGAGTTGTTTCCAGATGAAATAATTAAAGGTTTTGAAGCAGCAGGAAAGTTTGTTGAAGCTAGAAAAGCGATTATAGGGATTAAAGGGAAGCACAAAAAAGTTATTTCAATTCTAAAAGAAAGAATTGAAGTACTGCAAGTAGGTGATTTTGTTGAAGTAAAAGAGCTTCCAGATATCTACCCAGCAGGTGATGAGCAGGTTTTAGTTTATGAACTTACAGGAAGGGTTGTTCCTGAAGCTGGCATTCCAATCCAAGTTGGATGTGTAGTAGTAAATTCAGAGACAGCATTAAATATTTACCATGCTTCCTTGGGTGAAACAGTTACAAAAAAGTACATCACAGTTGCAGGAGATATTCCTAATAGAGTGACTGTAAAAGTACCAATAGGAACACCTATTATAGATGTATTAAAGCTTAGTGGAATAGAAAATTTTGATAACTATGCAGTTATTGATGGAGGACCTATGATGGGTCCTGTAATGAGCAGTATAGATGGCTATATTACAAAGAAAAATAAGGGATTTGTAATCCTTAAAAAAGATCACTTTCTTATTCGTAGAAAATCTATGAATATAGAACAAGCAAAAAGAGTAAACAGAGCTTCTTGTGAACAGTGCCGCATGTGTACAGATATGTGTCCACGTTATCTCATAGGACATAATACACAGCCACATAAGATGATGAGAGCTTTAAACTATAAATTAGAAAATATTGAAGGACAGAAAAGTGCACAACTATGTTGCCAATGCAATTTATGTGAATTGTTTTCATGTCCAGCGGGACTTTATCCTAAAGCTGCAAATCTCTACTTTAAAGAGAAATTAGCAGAAAAGAGTGTAAGGTACAAACCCATAAAGTCAGACTTCACTGCAAGCAAGAATCGAGAGTATAGATTAGTTCCAAGTAAACGTCTTATAGCTAGATTGGGGCTGCGTGATTTTGACAAGTCTGCTCCTATGACAGAAGTTGCAATAAAACCTGAACTCATACATATTGCAACAAGACAGCATGTAGGAGCACCAGCAGCAGCAGTTGTTTCTGTTGGAGATCATGTGGAATTAGGACAGCTTATTGGAAAAATTCCTGAAGATAGTTTGGGTGCTGCAATTCATGCAAGTATTTCAGGAACAGTTGTAGAAAGTGGAAATGATTTTATCGCGATAAGGAGGGATTAA
- a CDS encoding BMC domain-containing protein, producing MSKAIGMIEFTSIARGIYAADQMVKTADVEIVTASSVCPGKYIAIVQGDVAAVQDSVGVGESVAEEFLVDSIVIPNVSPEVFPAITGTTIPDRIQALGIIEFFSLATMVIAADAILKAAELQPLELRLGTGLGGKSFFTFTGDVAAVQTGIEAGKAVAKQKGMLVNAEVIPSVSNRLVESLF from the coding sequence ATGTCAAAAGCAATAGGTATGATTGAATTTACAAGTATTGCACGTGGCATATATGCAGCAGATCAAATGGTAAAAACCGCTGATGTGGAAATAGTAACAGCTAGCTCTGTTTGTCCAGGTAAATATATAGCCATTGTTCAAGGTGATGTTGCAGCGGTTCAGGACTCAGTTGGTGTTGGTGAAAGTGTTGCAGAAGAATTTTTAGTTGATTCTATTGTTATACCCAATGTTAGTCCTGAAGTATTCCCAGCAATAACAGGCACAACAATACCAGATAGAATTCAGGCTCTTGGAATTATAGAGTTTTTCTCCTTAGCAACAATGGTCATTGCTGCTGATGCAATTCTGAAAGCTGCTGAATTACAGCCTTTAGAACTTAGATTGGGAACAGGATTAGGTGGTAAGTCATTCTTCACTTTTACTGGAGATGTGGCTGCAGTACAAACTGGCATTGAAGCTGGAAAGGCTGTTGCTAAGCAAAAAGGCATGTTGGTAAATGCTGAAGTTATACCTTCAGTTTCTAACAGATTAGTGGAATCTTTATTCTAA
- a CDS encoding cupin domain-containing protein → MKKLISAKDIEALILKGEKVFCIDGSEIITPSAQDLAKNNGIIFSTEAPEVKVQQQEVKKPLNVEDMDCEQMLNFFKVMMDKGLLQQMLEGLKGKSLPFEADTDASGLKVVRGSSVKMDVFDTGNPDNKVYFQELVSKDESKMSAGFLIIENSKFDWELTYEEIDYVIEGTLTVEINGKTYTAHAGDVLFVPSGTKVVWGSPDKARVFYTTYPANWADLL, encoded by the coding sequence GTGAAAAAATTAATATCTGCAAAAGATATTGAAGCATTAATACTAAAGGGAGAAAAGGTATTTTGTATAGATGGAAGTGAAATAATCACACCATCAGCTCAAGATCTTGCAAAGAATAATGGAATAATATTTTCAACAGAAGCTCCTGAAGTTAAAGTACAACAACAAGAAGTTAAAAAGCCATTAAATGTAGAGGATATGGACTGCGAACAAATGCTTAATTTCTTTAAAGTAATGATGGACAAAGGACTTCTTCAACAAATGCTTGAGGGTTTAAAAGGCAAAAGCCTTCCATTCGAGGCTGATACTGATGCTAGTGGGCTTAAGGTAGTTAGAGGAAGTTCAGTAAAAATGGATGTATTTGATACTGGAAATCCAGATAATAAAGTTTATTTCCAAGAGTTAGTAAGCAAAGATGAATCAAAAATGAGTGCTGGTTTTTTAATCATTGAAAACTCAAAATTTGATTGGGAATTGACTTATGAGGAAATTGACTATGTAATTGAAGGAACTTTAACAGTAGAAATCAATGGAAAGACATATACAGCTCATGCTGGTGATGTATTATTTGTACCATCAGGTACTAAAGTAGTTTGGGGTTCACCAGATAAAGCTAGGGTATTCTATACAACATATCCAGCAAATTGGGCAGATCTTTTATAG
- a CDS encoding BMC domain-containing protein, whose protein sequence is MQSLGLIETKGLLAAIEAADTMVKSADVSIIEKTYVGGGLVTISITGDVGAVKSAIEAGAAAVKKLDERALVSEHVIPRPHEEVKNIIGSNDPEDELTNVEDINKAEVIEMKSTEKSEVVEEANDLEKTEENIEKNEDALDLGKMHKVNLENLHKDDIDKSVSQNGMEKAISILSKLTVVKLRNLAREYKDFIITGRSISKANKNLLISKFRLYYEKK, encoded by the coding sequence ATGCAATCGCTTGGTTTAATAGAAACAAAAGGATTACTTGCAGCTATTGAGGCAGCTGATACTATGGTGAAATCAGCAGATGTAAGTATTATTGAAAAAACTTATGTAGGTGGCGGTCTTGTTACAATTTCAATTACAGGTGATGTAGGTGCAGTAAAATCAGCTATAGAAGCTGGAGCAGCAGCTGTTAAAAAACTTGATGAACGAGCTTTAGTTTCAGAACATGTAATTCCACGTCCCCATGAAGAAGTGAAAAATATAATTGGGAGTAATGATCCTGAAGATGAGTTGACTAATGTAGAAGATATAAATAAGGCAGAAGTTATAGAAATGAAATCTACAGAGAAATCAGAAGTTGTGGAAGAAGCAAATGATTTAGAAAAAACTGAAGAGAATATTGAGAAAAATGAAGATGCTTTAGACTTAGGTAAAATGCATAAGGTAAACCTAGAGAATCTGCACAAAGATGATATAGATAAGTCAGTAAGCCAAAATGGTATGGAAAAAGCCATTTCTATACTATCTAAATTAACGGTTGTTAAGTTGAGAAATCTAGCTCGTGAATACAAAGATTTTATAATCACAGGCAGATCAATTTCAAAGGCTAATAAAAATTTATTAATTAGTAAATTTAGGCTATATTATGAGAAAAAATAG
- a CDS encoding acetaldehyde dehydrogenase (acetylating), with product MENFDKDLRSIQEARNLARLGKVAADKIADYTEEQIDKILRNMVKVAEEHAICLAQMAVEETGFGKAEDKTFKNHLASTILYNSIKDMKTIGVVKEDTINKLIEIAEPVGLVMGIVPSTNPTSTAIFKAMISIKSRNAIVFSPHPSAAKCTTKAVKLMHDAAVAAGAPENIISAVSIPTIGATNELMKCKEVSIIIATGGPGMVKAAYSSGKPALGVGAGNSPAYIERTADVEKAVKNIMASKTFDNGTICASEQSIICEECNHDKVVEEFKKQGGYFMTKDETDKVCKLLFKNGHAMNAKFVGRSPQVIADAAGIVIPEGTRVLIGRQNGVGEGNPLSFEKLTTVLGFYTVKDWHEACELSIELLQNGIGHTMSIHTEDRDIVMKFARKPASRILVNTGGTQGGTGASTGLNPSFTLGCGTWGGSSVSENVTPEHLVNIKRVAYGIKDCTTLAVEDKTFSCCTKTSESCNEIENAFMNMSPAQIAAAAAALNKANECVETASTNNTCANNESAKDEGLLDLVNQIVAAIKEAN from the coding sequence ATGGAAAACTTTGATAAAGATTTACGCTCAATTCAAGAAGCTAGAAATCTTGCTAGACTTGGTAAAGTAGCAGCTGATAAAATTGCTGATTACACTGAAGAGCAAATCGATAAAATTTTACGCAATATGGTTAAAGTTGCAGAAGAACATGCTATTTGTTTAGCACAGATGGCGGTTGAAGAAACTGGTTTTGGTAAAGCTGAAGATAAAACTTTCAAAAATCATTTGGCATCTACTATACTATATAATTCAATAAAAGATATGAAAACTATAGGTGTAGTTAAAGAAGATACGATAAACAAGCTTATAGAGATTGCTGAGCCAGTTGGTTTAGTTATGGGTATAGTACCTTCAACAAATCCAACATCCACAGCTATTTTCAAAGCTATGATCTCAATTAAATCTCGTAATGCTATAGTATTTTCACCACATCCATCTGCTGCAAAATGTACAACTAAAGCAGTTAAATTAATGCATGATGCAGCTGTTGCAGCTGGCGCTCCAGAGAATATTATAAGTGCAGTAAGTATCCCAACAATTGGAGCTACAAATGAATTAATGAAGTGCAAAGAAGTTTCTATAATAATAGCTACAGGTGGTCCAGGAATGGTTAAGGCTGCTTACAGTTCAGGAAAACCAGCTCTTGGTGTTGGTGCAGGAAACTCTCCAGCATATATTGAAAGAACTGCTGATGTAGAAAAAGCTGTTAAAAATATTATGGCAAGTAAAACGTTTGATAACGGTACAATTTGTGCTTCAGAACAATCAATAATCTGTGAAGAATGTAATCATGACAAAGTTGTTGAAGAATTCAAGAAACAAGGTGGATACTTCATGACAAAAGATGAAACTGATAAAGTTTGTAAATTGTTATTCAAAAATGGACATGCTATGAATGCTAAGTTTGTTGGAAGAAGCCCACAAGTTATTGCTGATGCTGCAGGAATTGTAATTCCAGAAGGAACAAGAGTGCTAATAGGAAGACAAAATGGTGTAGGAGAAGGTAATCCATTATCCTTCGAAAAACTTACAACAGTTCTGGGTTTCTATACAGTAAAAGATTGGCATGAAGCATGTGAATTAAGTATTGAGTTACTTCAAAATGGAATTGGTCATACAATGAGTATTCATACTGAAGATAGAGATATAGTTATGAAATTTGCTAGAAAACCAGCTTCACGTATTCTTGTTAATACTGGTGGAACTCAAGGTGGAACAGGTGCAAGCACAGGTCTTAACCCTTCATTCACTTTAGGTTGTGGTACATGGGGTGGAAGCTCAGTATCTGAGAATGTTACTCCAGAGCACCTTGTAAATATTAAGAGAGTTGCTTATGGTATAAAAGATTGTACAACATTAGCAGTTGAGGATAAAACTTTTAGCTGTTGTACAAAAACTAGTGAAAGCTGTAATGAAATTGAAAATGCATTTATGAACATGAGTCCAGCTCAAATTGCAGCGGCAGCAGCAGCTTTAAATAAAGCTAATGAATGTGTTGAAACTGCTAGTACTAATAACACTTGCGCTAACAATGAAAGTGCAAAAGATGAAGGACTCTTAGATTTAGTTAACCAAATAGTTGCTGCTATTAAGGAGGCAAACTAA
- a CDS encoding phosphate propanoyltransferase, whose protein sequence is MDNFESVLKLLLEAVKANEKKAVVQGNLSEIPVGISNRHVHLSQKDLECLFGKDYQLVKLKDLSQPGQYACKEVLTLCGAKGAIEKVRILGPVRSKTQVEVLAGDCVKLGAVPHVRLSGDLSRTPGVTLVGPKGSVQIEEGLVVAQRHIHMTPEDAKNLGVCDGDVVSIKFDDLRGGVYSNVAVRANDTSSLECHVDIEEANAMGINSKSKITIVK, encoded by the coding sequence ATGGATAATTTTGAATCAGTATTAAAGCTTTTATTAGAAGCAGTTAAAGCTAATGAAAAAAAAGCTGTGGTTCAAGGAAATTTATCTGAAATTCCAGTAGGTATTTCCAATAGACATGTACATCTTTCACAAAAGGATTTAGAGTGTTTATTTGGTAAAGACTATCAACTTGTGAAGCTTAAAGATCTATCTCAACCTGGACAATATGCTTGTAAAGAAGTTCTAACGCTTTGTGGAGCAAAAGGTGCCATTGAGAAAGTTAGAATCCTTGGACCTGTAAGAAGTAAGACACAAGTTGAAGTATTAGCTGGAGACTGTGTTAAGCTTGGAGCAGTGCCGCATGTAAGATTATCTGGAGATTTAAGCAGAACACCAGGAGTCACACTAGTTGGACCAAAAGGTTCTGTTCAAATTGAAGAAGGATTAGTAGTTGCACAAAGACATATCCACATGACACCTGAAGATGCTAAAAATTTAGGAGTTTGTGATGGAGATGTAGTATCAATAAAATTTGACGATTTAAGAGGTGGAGTATATAGCAATGTAGCTGTTAGAGCTAATGATACTTCAAGTCTTGAATGTCATGTGGATATTGAAGAAGCTAATGCTATGGGTATTAATTCAAAATCAAAAATAACAATAGTAAAATAA
- the eutM gene encoding ethanolamine utilization microcompartment protein EutM — MVKYDALGMIETKGLVGAVEAADAMVKAANVYLIGKEYVGGGLVTVMVRGDVGAVKAATDAGAAAAQRVGELISVHVIPRPHSEVEVILPSNKETTK; from the coding sequence ATGGTAAAATATGATGCATTAGGAATGATAGAAACTAAAGGTTTAGTAGGAGCAGTAGAAGCAGCTGACGCTATGGTTAAGGCAGCAAACGTATATTTAATAGGTAAAGAATATGTTGGAGGTGGACTTGTAACTGTTATGGTTAGAGGAGATGTTGGAGCTGTTAAAGCTGCTACAGATGCTGGTGCTGCTGCAGCACAACGTGTTGGAGAATTAATATCAGTTCACGTTATCCCACGTCCACATTCAGAAGTTGAAGTTATTCTTCCATCAAATAAAGAAACTACAAAATAA
- a CDS encoding PRK06851 family protein, whose protein sequence is MKSSIRNFFPGGNTSYGFYSFYQYIIDENIAKRKICIKGGPGTGKSSLMKNIGNFFANKGYNIEYHHCSSDNNSLDGIVIKGLEVALIDGTSPHTVDPSNPGAVDEILNLGQHWNEDGFKQYKKSIVETNKEIKNTFERAYNFLKASKLIHDSWSNLNRNAISSSKLLLLEEDLKSKIFSNSLCKILGSDRHIFATAFTPNGIITFIENLTENCNKIYVLNGGPGTGKTQVLNFLYKQALRNGFFIEVYHDPLIPDRIEHIIIPELKTAIITSNEINNQKFAGTQIFMENLIDYSKINKDELVKSKETFYNLLNEGLSVISSAKNLHDQLEKYYVSNMNFNEIDETYKLLVDRLLKY, encoded by the coding sequence ATGAAAAGTAGTATAAGAAATTTTTTCCCTGGCGGTAATACTTCTTATGGTTTCTATTCCTTTTATCAATATATTATAGATGAAAATATTGCTAAAAGGAAAATATGTATAAAAGGAGGCCCAGGTACTGGTAAATCATCTCTCATGAAAAACATTGGAAATTTTTTTGCAAACAAAGGATATAATATTGAATATCATCATTGTTCATCTGATAACAACTCTTTAGATGGAATAGTTATTAAAGGCTTAGAGGTAGCTTTAATTGATGGTACTTCACCTCATACAGTTGATCCATCAAACCCTGGTGCAGTAGATGAAATACTAAATTTAGGTCAACACTGGAACGAAGATGGGTTTAAACAATATAAAAAATCAATAGTTGAAACTAATAAAGAAATTAAAAATACTTTTGAAAGGGCTTATAACTTTCTAAAAGCCTCAAAACTTATACATGACAGTTGGAGTAATTTAAATAGGAATGCTATTAGTTCTTCTAAACTATTATTATTAGAAGAAGACTTAAAGAGTAAAATTTTTTCAAATTCACTATGCAAAATTCTAGGTAGTGATAGACATATCTTTGCAACAGCTTTTACTCCTAATGGCATTATAACTTTTATAGAAAATCTAACTGAAAACTGTAATAAAATTTATGTATTAAATGGAGGTCCTGGAACAGGTAAAACTCAAGTTCTTAACTTTTTGTATAAACAAGCTTTACGTAATGGCTTTTTTATTGAAGTTTACCATGATCCTCTAATTCCTGATAGAATAGAACACATAATAATACCTGAATTAAAAACTGCTATTATAACCTCCAATGAAATAAACAATCAAAAATTCGCAGGAACCCAAATATTTATGGAAAATTTAATAGATTACAGTAAAATAAATAAAGATGAATTAGTGAAATCTAAAGAAACCTTCTACAACCTTCTAAATGAAGGCCTATCGGTTATATCCTCAGCAAAAAATCTTCATGACCAGCTTGAAAAATACTATGTTTCCAATATGAATTTTAATGAAATTGATGAAACCTACAAATTATTAGTAGATAGACTCTTAAAATACTAG
- a CDS encoding M18 family aminopeptidase, giving the protein MNEELKKSQELIDFIYESPTAFHVVNNLKKLLSSYGFIELKEEDSWNLKKCGKYFVQKNNSALTAFVVGKGDLERDGFKIIGAHTDSPGFKIKPNADIEVESEYVKLNTEVYGGPIINTWLDRPLSLAGRVMIKSKNPFCPEERLLNIKKPVLIIPNLAIHMNRNINSGIELNRQKDILPLLSMVNEKFEKGRYMIRVISQELEVKEEDILDFDLFLYDTEKGCIMGLNDEFISSARLDDLIMVYSGIKALVNTEVGDSTNIMVCFDNEEVGSGTKQGADSPMLSIILERIALSFLKSREDYYRALAKSFIISCDLGHALHPNYTEKSDPANRPIINKGPIIKSSASQSYTSDAVSSAVYKNICSKAEVPVQIFVNRSDERGGSTIGPITSSHVNINSVDMGLAILSMHSVRELAGVKDYIYAIKSFEEFYTL; this is encoded by the coding sequence ATGAATGAAGAATTAAAAAAATCACAGGAGCTTATAGATTTTATATATGAAAGTCCAACTGCTTTTCATGTAGTTAATAATTTAAAAAAATTACTTTCAAGTTATGGATTCATCGAACTAAAAGAAGAGGACAGCTGGAATTTAAAGAAATGTGGAAAATATTTTGTACAGAAAAATAATTCTGCATTAACCGCTTTTGTAGTTGGTAAAGGTGATTTAGAAAGAGATGGATTTAAAATAATAGGAGCACATACAGATTCGCCTGGATTTAAGATAAAACCTAATGCTGATATAGAGGTAGAGAGTGAATATGTAAAATTGAATACAGAGGTTTATGGAGGGCCGATTATTAACACTTGGCTTGATAGGCCTTTATCTTTAGCAGGAAGAGTAATGATTAAAAGTAAAAATCCATTCTGTCCTGAAGAGAGACTTTTAAATATAAAAAAGCCTGTATTGATAATACCAAATCTTGCGATACATATGAACAGAAATATAAATTCTGGTATAGAACTAAATAGGCAGAAAGATATACTTCCACTACTTTCTATGGTAAATGAAAAATTTGAAAAAGGAAGATATATGATAAGGGTTATATCTCAAGAGCTTGAAGTTAAAGAAGAAGATATATTGGATTTTGATTTGTTTTTATATGATACTGAAAAAGGTTGTATAATGGGTCTTAATGATGAATTTATATCTAGTGCAAGATTAGATGACTTAATTATGGTTTATTCAGGAATAAAAGCTTTAGTAAACACAGAGGTTGGAGATAGCACTAACATTATGGTATGTTTTGATAATGAGGAAGTTGGTAGCGGTACAAAGCAAGGAGCAGATTCACCTATGCTTTCCATTATACTGGAGAGAATAGCTTTAAGTTTTCTAAAAAGTAGAGAGGACTATTATAGGGCTTTGGCAAAATCTTTTATAATATCTTGTGATCTAGGTCATGCGTTACATCCCAATTATACTGAGAAAAGTGATCCTGCAAATAGGCCTATAATTAATAAGGGACCAATAATAAAATCAAGTGCTAGTCAAAGTTATACATCGGATGCTGTATCTTCTGCTGTATATAAAAATATATGTTCAAAAGCAGAAGTACCAGTCCAAATTTTTGTAAATCGTTCAGATGAAAGGGGTGGTTCTACTATTGGACCTATAACCTCCAGTCATGTGAATATAAATTCTGTAGATATGGGGCTTGCTATTCTTTCTATGCATTCGGTAAGAGAATTAGCTGGTGTAAAAGATTATATATATGCAATTAAATCATTTGAAGAATTTTATACACTTTAA